In the genome of Nonlabens sp. MB-3u-79, one region contains:
- a CDS encoding RDD family protein encodes MAEIINAENQTEKQVEYATFWSRAGAYILDGIIVGAFTLFINAINIANFKSFLIYLIIAIVAISYKPFMESKYGATFGKMAIKLKVTDQNFNQIDFKQSLLRSIILIFPAILFVPIYYFAFNNPNLAEYTQIFEFAQGLAIEYPIQSWISNLSFIIIVVDIIVLLTDKTKTQRSLHDRIGKTYVLFDRK; translated from the coding sequence ATGGCTGAAATAATAAACGCAGAAAATCAAACTGAAAAACAGGTCGAATATGCAACATTTTGGAGCCGAGCTGGAGCATATATTCTCGACGGAATTATAGTCGGAGCATTTACTCTTTTTATTAATGCTATTAACATTGCGAATTTTAAAAGCTTTCTGATTTACCTCATAATTGCAATTGTTGCGATTTCTTACAAACCTTTTATGGAAAGTAAATATGGAGCAACTTTCGGAAAAATGGCTATAAAATTAAAAGTGACCGACCAAAATTTCAACCAAATTGATTTTAAACAATCATTATTGAGAAGCATAATTCTAATTTTTCCAGCAATTCTTTTCGTTCCGATTTATTATTTTGCATTTAACAATCCAAATCTTGCGGAATACACTCAAATATTCGAATTTGCTCAAGGTTTAGCAATTGAATATCCCATTCAAAGTTGGATAAGTAATTTGAGTTTTATAATAATCGTAGTTGATATAATTGTGTTGCTGACTGACAAAACAAAAACGCAAAGGTCTTTACACGACCGAATCGGAAAAACTTACGTACTGTTTGATAGAAAATAG
- a CDS encoding DUF6882 domain-containing protein, whose protein sequence is MKYEKYAQKAVDKLQESQPEFRTKFDTDNYDNWFYNQSSETLRLYSNDKEIYFKYIPVGTFSLNINSWMWAWANEDSVEPRKFRTLKIKEFGEKKNYENLTKSHFEGGKYTGWELTAIAFEIIGGIGTYRVISEHLEKYFLLTEQITKEEAGKIESELIECSVHGKIRKAFICQHLNTNQKTGFEEAFETYRGMELDEEDDFQAWCSKCEKTRIKTDGWNDESMEFAKIKLVCERCYFEIKEINL, encoded by the coding sequence TTGAAATACGAAAAATATGCTCAAAAAGCGGTTGATAAACTTCAAGAAAGTCAACCTGAATTTCGGACAAAATTTGACACGGATAATTACGATAATTGGTTTTATAATCAATCCAGCGAAACATTAAGATTATATAGTAATGACAAAGAAATCTATTTCAAATATATTCCAGTTGGAACATTCTCGCTGAATATTAATAGCTGGATGTGGGCTTGGGCGAATGAAGACTCTGTTGAACCAAGAAAATTTCGGACTTTAAAAATTAAAGAATTTGGAGAAAAAAAGAATTATGAAAACCTGACCAAATCGCACTTTGAGGGAGGTAAATATACTGGTTGGGAATTAACAGCAATTGCTTTCGAAATAATTGGCGGAATTGGAACTTATCGAGTGATTTCTGAACATTTAGAAAAGTATTTTTTACTAACTGAACAAATAACAAAAGAAGAAGCCGGAAAAATTGAGAGTGAATTAATTGAATGCAGTGTTCACGGAAAAATAAGGAAAGCATTTATTTGCCAACATTTGAATACTAATCAAAAAACCGGATTTGAAGAAGCTTTTGAGACTTATCGAGGAATGGAACTGGACGAAGAAGATGATTTTCAAGCTTGGTGTTCAAAATGCGAAAAAACACGAATAAAAACTGATGGTTGGAATGACGAATCTATGGAGTTCGCTAAAATAAAATTAGTGTGCGAAAGGTGCTATTTTGAAATTAAGGAAATAAACCTGTGA
- a CDS encoding LamG domain-containing protein: MKSSYLLFGLLLLTLISCNDNDDIVTTDLYPENLVAYYPFNGNSLNEINLENNGLVDGAILTADIGGSLNSAFSFDGIDDIIKINHNSIFNLSNDFTISALIKPEEIKTQHIVRKGASVNGTGRRPYGISLSATGDIVFSVTTENGQILNQARKQGYQINEWYLITGVFKDSEMLLYVNGELEMSEITNGQITTNTEPLLIGSRLSLPSDTFKGAIDEVRIYNVGLNEFEVREIYNNL, encoded by the coding sequence ATGAAAAGCTCTTATTTACTTTTTGGACTACTACTTTTAACCCTTATCTCTTGTAATGACAATGATGATATTGTAACCACTGATTTATATCCTGAAAATCTGGTAGCTTATTATCCTTTTAACGGTAATTCTCTGAACGAAATTAATCTTGAGAACAATGGTTTGGTTGATGGTGCTATTTTGACTGCTGACATTGGAGGTTCTTTAAACAGTGCGTTCAGCTTCGATGGTATTGATGACATCATAAAAATAAATCACAATTCAATATTTAATTTATCAAATGATTTTACAATCTCTGCTCTTATTAAGCCCGAAGAAATCAAAACTCAACATATTGTTAGAAAAGGTGCTTCTGTTAATGGAACAGGACGTAGGCCTTATGGTATTTCTTTATCGGCAACGGGTGATATCGTATTTTCAGTAACCACCGAAAATGGGCAAATATTAAATCAAGCACGGAAACAAGGCTATCAAATAAATGAATGGTATTTGATAACTGGTGTTTTTAAAGATTCCGAAATGTTACTATATGTAAATGGAGAACTCGAAATGTCAGAAATTACGAATGGTCAAATAACCACAAATACAGAACCTTTGTTAATTGGTTCAAGGTTGAGCTTGCCAAGCGATACCTTCAAAGGAGCTATCGATGAAGTTAGAATTTATAATGTAGGTTTAAATGAATTTGAGGTAAGAGAAATATATAATAACCTCTAA
- a CDS encoding DUF6794 domain-containing protein encodes MQKKTLLILIMMIATLISCNNSTQSESENVLSENNVPKNLNEALNQIDNDLSDSLKTEIRRMTESDFVSESHFGFGIGMRNEWKLWKDSDLSKYFNSIGINHPDDMSGIILTSFHRKLTENQIKLDEQIAYYKDYWDGVELTRLPEETEFPEQNLEFRVSRNYGHYTKDKKWGTVYIQTNPKTDYIWIYDYFYGWKKIDLTTKDKLDKAKIQQTESILNEIYSE; translated from the coding sequence ATGCAGAAAAAAACACTTTTGATATTGATAATGATGATTGCAACTTTAATTAGTTGTAATAATTCAACACAATCTGAATCAGAAAATGTGTTAAGCGAAAATAATGTCCCAAAAAATTTGAACGAAGCACTGAATCAAATCGACAACGACTTATCTGACTCTTTAAAGACTGAAATTAGAAGAATGACGGAAAGCGACTTTGTTTCTGAATCACATTTCGGATTTGGAATTGGAATGCGAAATGAATGGAAATTGTGGAAAGACTCTGACTTATCAAAATACTTTAATTCCATTGGTATAAATCATCCTGATGATATGTCGGGAATAATTTTAACGAGTTTTCATCGAAAATTGACTGAAAATCAAATAAAGCTGGATGAACAAATCGCTTATTATAAAGATTACTGGGATGGAGTTGAATTAACTCGTTTGCCTGAAGAGACAGAATTTCCAGAACAGAATTTAGAGTTTAGAGTTTCACGAAACTATGGACATTATACAAAAGATAAAAAATGGGGAACAGTTTACATTCAAACTAATCCTAAAACTGATTATATATGGATATATGATTATTTTTATGGTTGGAAAAAAATCGATTTGACAACAAAGGATAAGTTGGACAAAGCGAAAATTCAACAAACCGAAAGTATTTTGAATGAAATATATAGCGAATAG
- a CDS encoding MBL fold metallo-hydrolase, translating to MDFSIDMLSLGNADCNIIWTKAENADFVTIIDGGNPKDAKTIIEHYESYIKPHISDDSPILIINTHPHSDHIGGLVDLVHYFKNKIARFYYNDPTDYIEEAKRIEIKSLNESFLYSNQRVKKLFASLRQSDDLSDILAQYKISKLEAFSDNNLDHNLFEFVGPSKTFYLEQLGYFTNIDNLRTSGSNIQPESDINEVQEGLNSCDIVDEKNDASAENLTSVLTKFIDSSNRKYLFTADAGVDAFEAAVSNGYDIKDLHFCQLPHHGSRRNVSTNWISNFNPKRFWVSANGSKKHPRKAVISCIKKNLPDCKTYSTHKTGTIHINSKSNVFPERNWSTAEEL from the coding sequence ATGGATTTTAGTATCGATATGCTATCGCTTGGCAATGCAGATTGCAATATAATATGGACAAAAGCAGAAAACGCTGACTTTGTAACAATAATTGATGGTGGTAACCCAAAAGACGCAAAAACAATTATTGAGCATTATGAAAGCTATATAAAACCACATATCTCTGACGATAGTCCAATATTAATAATTAATACCCATCCTCATTCCGACCATATCGGTGGCTTGGTAGATTTAGTTCATTATTTTAAAAATAAGATTGCTCGATTCTATTACAATGACCCAACAGACTACATTGAAGAAGCAAAAAGAATTGAAATAAAAAGCTTAAATGAATCATTTTTGTATTCGAACCAAAGAGTTAAAAAGCTTTTTGCCTCGTTACGACAGTCCGATGACCTAAGTGATATTCTAGCACAATATAAAATTTCTAAATTAGAAGCCTTTTCAGACAATAATCTAGACCATAATTTATTTGAATTTGTTGGTCCGTCAAAAACATTTTATTTAGAGCAACTTGGATATTTTACAAACATTGACAATCTAAGAACTTCAGGTTCAAACATTCAACCTGAAAGCGATATTAATGAAGTACAAGAAGGATTAAATTCTTGCGATATAGTTGATGAAAAAAATGATGCTTCCGCAGAGAATTTGACATCAGTCTTGACAAAATTTATTGATTCCAGTAATCGAAAGTACTTATTTACAGCTGATGCTGGAGTTGATGCTTTTGAAGCAGCAGTGAGTAATGGATATGATATTAAAGATTTACATTTTTGCCAATTACCGCATCACGGAAGTAGAAGAAATGTAAGTACGAATTGGATTAGTAATTTCAATCCTAAACGATTTTGGGTTTCCGCAAATGGAAGCAAAAAACACCCTAGAAAAGCTGTTATCAGTTGTATAAAGAAAAACTTGCCTGACTGCAAAACATATAGTACTCATAAAACAGGAACTATACATATTAATTCTAAATCCAATGTTTTTCCAGAGCGAAATTGGAGCACAGCAGAAGAATTATAA
- a CDS encoding tetratricopeptide repeat protein yields the protein MKQTLILLIGILVSTTTFSQNKATELYTSGNSNFKSGKFQEAISNYTELMEMVDEKTVRKTCFINRGLSYDRIKKYDLAISDFTEAIKLDSTDMASFIDRGLSQMHAGNLEKAKEDFNYVVVKNNNNGMMEASLYWLARINYSQGKFEEVIKNCDRYFTINAKDPELYFIRGTANDMLRNFEQSIIDYSKAIELKPNYVESIANRGTAKINLLTGNGNLQPSKKETKSACKDLKKAKELGDNAVDDLIYVYCDRKDKKKRN from the coding sequence ATGAAACAAACATTAATACTTTTAATTGGAATTTTAGTTTCCACAACAACTTTTTCGCAGAACAAAGCGACGGAATTATATACTTCTGGAAACTCGAATTTTAAATCAGGAAAATTTCAAGAGGCAATTTCAAATTATACGGAATTGATGGAAATGGTGGACGAAAAAACTGTTCGAAAAACTTGTTTCATAAATCGTGGACTATCATATGACCGAATTAAAAAATATGATTTAGCAATATCTGACTTTACAGAAGCAATTAAGTTGGACAGCACTGATATGGCTTCCTTTATAGACAGAGGACTTTCTCAAATGCACGCTGGAAATTTAGAAAAAGCAAAAGAGGATTTTAATTATGTCGTTGTAAAAAACAATAACAATGGAATGATGGAAGCATCACTTTATTGGCTCGCTCGAATTAATTATTCTCAAGGTAAGTTTGAGGAAGTAATTAAAAATTGTGACAGATATTTTACCATAAACGCAAAAGACCCTGAATTATATTTCATTCGTGGAACGGCGAACGATATGTTGCGGAATTTTGAGCAATCAATAATTGACTATTCAAAAGCAATTGAATTAAAACCAAATTATGTGGAATCTATTGCAAATCGTGGAACTGCGAAAATCAATCTTCTGACTGGAAACGGAAATTTACAACCGAGTAAAAAAGAAACGAAAAGTGCTTGTAAAGATTTAAAGAAAGCGAAAGAATTGGGAGATAATGCAGTCGATGATTTAATTTATGTTTATTGCGACAGAAAAGATAAAAAGAAACGGAATTAA
- a CDS encoding T9SS type A sorting domain-containing protein, translated as MKKLFLLLVLLITTISVAQEYTWAARGGGDVNFGSNPNSTNEYEHIRDIVVDSQNNYYFLATVSSNNTNLNGVPFTNYNRPNFGNDTFLFSTDCDGNVRWQKTIGGHNDDLTQHLSIDSNDNIYVSGYVLGRGSSNDNFIHFDTDVIINSNLTLTTPGPHNKSLFLIKYDSSGVFQWLQRPQQDATGISEVQKSYTFGHYTDANNVTHWLMTMGAGTHINGAYTTATDDYAIFRFDDQGTYLGQTPINLEFTNGRPTYSAVLTMDETLNRYYISAYRRLGTGNMLDFLGSPINNNVALGAVNAANGNVLWRMENTGGNNFTGIYDLKVDDQSNVYLSGRNFSGIGSVSDTFAGYSFDQTSLSGGPASGPFIIKLNSQGNLLWGSSPFYGAESSGFKIALNNNEVALATALRINGNWGSQSFTRSGSWQDDPVVARFDAATGNVLGLEDILAPGGSQEMATAIATDNFGNYVVGGYFRSTLFQNFTGITPLQINGNGDTDFWYARLATTDCNGVPLSMEEENLSNVSIFPNPATDFAQITGDLSFTSYSIYNISGQQVLSGAIDDNKIEVLSLTSGVYFLNLESDASSQTLRLVKK; from the coding sequence ATGAAAAAGCTTTTTTTGTTACTTGTCTTACTGATTACCACAATAAGTGTTGCCCAAGAATATACTTGGGCAGCTCGCGGCGGTGGAGATGTAAATTTCGGTAGTAATCCTAACTCTACTAATGAATATGAACATATTAGGGATATAGTTGTGGATAGTCAGAACAACTATTACTTTCTAGCAACGGTTTCTAGTAACAATACTAATTTGAATGGTGTGCCCTTTACAAATTACAATAGACCTAACTTTGGAAATGACACTTTTTTGTTTTCTACAGATTGTGATGGTAATGTGAGATGGCAAAAAACTATAGGTGGACACAATGATGATTTAACACAGCATTTATCTATTGACTCAAATGACAATATTTATGTATCAGGTTATGTTCTGGGTCGGGGATCTTCAAATGATAATTTTATTCATTTTGATACTGATGTAATAATTAATTCGAACTTAACATTAACAACTCCAGGTCCTCATAATAAAAGCTTATTCTTAATTAAATATGATAGTTCTGGAGTATTTCAATGGCTGCAAAGACCACAGCAAGATGCTACTGGAATTTCGGAAGTTCAAAAATCTTATACTTTTGGTCATTATACAGATGCTAACAACGTTACTCACTGGTTGATGACCATGGGAGCAGGTACGCACATCAATGGTGCTTATACTACTGCTACTGATGATTATGCTATTTTTAGGTTTGATGATCAAGGAACGTATTTAGGACAGACTCCTATAAATTTAGAGTTTACTAATGGTAGACCTACTTATTCAGCTGTACTTACAATGGATGAAACGCTTAATCGATACTATATCAGTGCCTATAGAAGACTAGGAACAGGAAATATGTTAGATTTTTTAGGTAGCCCCATAAATAATAATGTTGCACTTGGAGCCGTAAATGCTGCTAATGGTAATGTGTTGTGGCGTATGGAAAATACTGGAGGTAATAATTTCACTGGTATATATGATTTAAAAGTAGATGATCAATCTAATGTTTATTTAAGTGGTAGAAATTTTAGCGGTATTGGATCAGTATCAGATACTTTTGCTGGATATTCCTTTGATCAAACTTCTCTTTCAGGAGGTCCAGCTTCTGGACCTTTCATTATTAAATTAAATTCGCAAGGAAACTTACTTTGGGGTTCTAGTCCATTTTATGGTGCAGAATCTAGTGGTTTTAAAATTGCTTTAAATAATAATGAAGTTGCACTTGCAACGGCATTGCGTATCAATGGTAATTGGGGCTCTCAAAGTTTTACGCGTTCTGGTAGCTGGCAGGATGATCCAGTTGTGGCACGTTTTGATGCAGCTACTGGTAATGTTTTAGGCTTAGAAGATATTTTAGCCCCAGGAGGAAGCCAAGAAATGGCAACCGCCATCGCAACAGATAATTTCGGTAATTATGTAGTTGGCGGTTATTTTAGAAGTACGCTGTTTCAAAATTTTACTGGTATTACTCCTTTACAAATTAATGGAAATGGAGATACTGACTTTTGGTATGCACGCCTTGCTACTACAGACTGTAATGGGGTTCCTTTAAGTATGGAAGAAGAAAATCTTTCTAATGTTTCTATCTTTCCTAATCCAGCTACAGACTTTGCTCAAATAACCGGTGATTTATCGTTTACTTCCTATTCTATTTATAATATCTCTGGACAGCAAGTATTATCAGGTGCTATAGACGATAATAAAATTGAGGTTCTTTCTTTGACTTCAGGAGTGTATTTTTTAAATTTAGAAAGTGATGCTAGTTCTCAAACTTTGAGACTGGTTAAGAAATAG